ATACAGAGGAATCTTCTTAATAACGAGATTATTCATATTGATTTTATCCAGCTTCTGAAAGGACATAAAATAGCGGTGAATATCCCCGTAGTCCTTGAGGGCAGAGAAGATTGTGTTGGATTAAAACATGGTGGCATTATTGAGCAGCTTCTATATGAAGTTGAGATTGAAGTGTTGCCAACGGAAATACCAAATTCTGTTTCTATTGATGTTTCAGGGTTAAATGTGGGAGAAGGTTTTTCAGTGAAAGATCTAGCCCTTCCAAAAAGCGCCGATATCCTGGTAGATTTGGAAGAGTTGGTTGTTACTGTAGCTCAACCCAAGGCTGAAGTTGAAGAAGAGGAAGAAGAAGTAGAGGCTGGAGAAGTGGAAGTAGTGGCTAAGGGTAAGGCTAAGGAGGAAGAGGAGTAGTTTCTTTTGCGACTTATTGTTGGCCTTGGTAACCCTGGGGTAGAGTATGCTTTAACGCGGCATAATATAGGCTGGATGGTTCTTGACCGTTTATGCAGTCGATATTCTGCTGGGAATGCCTCATTAAGATTTGAGGGCATGGTATGGGGGCCATTATTTATTAAAGGCGAAAAATGCCTGTTGCTTAAACCCCTTACATTTATGAATCTTAGCGGAAGATCAGTAGCTCAAGTTTGCCATTATTACCAGATTTTACCTGAAGAGACTCTTGTCATAAGCGATGACGCGGCTCTTCCTTTCGGACAATTGCGGTTAAGAACGAAAGGTTCAGCTGGAGGCCATAATGGTCTTGCTTCAGTTTTGGGAGCTTTAAGAACCCTCGGGGTCCCACGGCTCCGAGTAGGCGTGGGAGCTGCTCCGGCAGAACGGGATATGGTGTCGTGGGTCATAGGGACTTTTCTTCCAGAAGAACGGTCTTTGTTGCCTGATGTTATAGAGAAGGCTGCAAATGCGGTGGAGCTTTGGCTCATGGAAGAAATTCAAACAGCCATGAGTCAGATAAATAACAGGGACAAAACCGGATCAGGCGAAAGTTGATCACAATGGCGAGACTCAGTCTCGCCATTGTTGTTATAAACGAAAATAAGGGTGGATTCTCATTTCTGTCTTTGACGCATGGAATAAAACAACAAGTTTGCTTTGGGATATTAGAGATGAAATGTGGAAGAGTGGGGAGCAGGTACATCTCCCTGTCGATGGAGGAGCACGCGCGTGGATATTAGGTGGGGCTTCTGTGCCTCTTCTTGTGGTTTTTTCAGATCAACGCCAAGCTGAGGATTTTGTATCAGACTTTGAAAATCTATGGGAAGGGGAGATAGTTCGACTTCTTTATGAACTCCCTCTCAGTGTTGAGGGGGTACGTAATAAATCTTTGCTCTTGCAAAGAGGAGAAACTCTATCTAAGTGGAAACAAGAAAAAGGCATCCTTGCTACTTCTCCAGGAGGGTTGCTTTCCCCTTTCTTAACAGGAGAAGGTGTTTTCCCATTAAGAAGGGAAATGGGTGAGGAAAGGGGACGTCTTCTTCGTTGGCTAGAAGTCGCCGGGTATGAACGAGTCGATCTTGTGTGGACCCCAGGACAATATGTTGTTAGAGGGTTTATTGTAGATATCTATGATCCTGCCTATGCTCTTCCGATTCGGATAGAGTTCTTTGATGAAATAGTCGAAAGCATTCGTTCCTTTCATCCCCAAAGCCAGATGAGTGCCGCAACCCTTGATGAAATAGAGATCCATAGCATAACGGCGGCCCGCGAGAAAAAACTGGAAGAAATGATTCCAGACTCTTGCCATACAGTGCTTTTCGAGCCCTCGCAAATTGAGAATAAAGCGGAGTCATACCGATGGCTATGGGAGGATCTGCGACACAAGGCGGAAGTTTCCTCCCTCAGCACGTGGCCTGATTTTTCATTGTCTCTACTTACAAATAAACCTAAAATTCGTATTAGCGCGGCTGTTGCCCGTTCTCGACTAGCATTGCCTATCCAGGAGTGCCCCCATTTCAGGGGAGATATGGATAAATTCCGATGGAATTGTCAGTACTGGAGGCAAGAAGGTTATTCTATCCATCTTATTTCCTCGGGAACCTCCCTTCAAAATGATAATGACCTAAAGGACAAGCTCGTTTTTCATAAGGGGTCACTTTCAAAGGGATTTATAGATGAATATCGAAAAATAGTATTAATCTCAGATTTTGAAATAGGGGGGCTCAGTCTCTCTCCACACAGCAAGCCATGGAGAGCTCTCCCTATGGACTGGAAAGAACGCCTTACCGAAAATCAGTTAGTAGTTCACGAAGATTATGGTGTAGCGGTGTACAGGGGGGTAGAAGAGGTTGCCTCAGGAGGGGAACGATTTGATTCTCTAATTCTTGAGTTTGCCAATAAACAAAGGTTGCTTGTACCCTTTATGCAAATTTATAAGATAGATCCCCTGCCCGAAGAAGCAACTGCAGAAACAGTGCTTGACTCTTTACGGGGGACACGATGGAAAAAGGCAGTTGAAAAAACAAGAGAACGAGTAAGAGAAGAAGTAAAGAATCTCGTTCGTCTTTATGCTCGCAGGGAACTCTTAAAAGGATATGCTTTCCCAGTGGCATCAGAGATTTATAGACACTTTGTAGAGGCTTTCCCCTACGTTGAAACGCCAGATCAGCTTCGTGCGGAGCAAGAGATATTGCAGGATATGGAAAGCTCACATCCTATGGACAGACTATTAGTAGGAGATGTGGGGTTCGGGAAAACAGAAATTGCTATGCGTGCTGCTTTTAAGGCATCAGAAGCAGGGAAGCAGGTAGTAGTACTTGTGCCTACTACAATTCTCGCACAACAACACTATCATACTTTTCGAAGCCGTATGGCGGGTTTTCCTATTAGAGTTGAGGTTTTATCACGCTTTGTTTCAACATCGAGGCAAAAACGTATTTTAGAAGACACTAAAAAAGGGCTGGTGGATATTCTTATTGGGACACAGCGTTTGCTCCAGAAAGACATTGAATTTAAAGATCTCGGACTTCTAATTATCGATGAAGAGCATCGTTTCGGGGTTATGCATAAAGAAAAGCTTAAAGATACAAGGGAGGGACTAGACGTTTTAACGCTTTCCGCGACTCCCATTCCGCGGACCTTATCTCTTTCATTACGTGGATTGCGAAGTTTTTCTATAATTTCAACTCCTCCTTATAACAGGGTACCAGTCTTAACAATGGTGGGGCCAAGAAAAAAGAATCTTATCCACCGGGCTGTGTTGCAAGAATTAAATAGAGGGGGACAGGTTTTCTTTGTGTCTAACCGGATTAATCGCCTTAAGGGAAAATACGAAGAACTGAAAATAATGTTTCCAGAGGCTAGAATAAGTATGGCCCATGGACAGATGGCTGAAAAAGATCTTGAAAGAACAATGTTAGATTTTTACAATGGCAACCTGGACATTCTCGTGTGTACGACTATTGTAGAAAGTGGTCTTGACATCCCTAGGGCTAATACCCTTATCGTTGATGACGCTCAAGAACTTGGTCTTGCGCAGATGTATCAGCTCAGGGGACGGGTTGGACGGAGGGAAGAAGGTGCATACGCTTATTTCCTTTACCCTGAAACTATGCCTCTACAGAAAGAAACAATGGAACGTTTCGAGGCTATATCTGCCTTTTCAGACATAGGATCGGGTTATAGCTTAGCCCTCCAGGATCTGCAGATAAGGGGAAGTGGCGATATTATAGGAGTGTCACAACATGGACAGGATGAGCGTGTAGGTTATCGTTTTTATTATAAAATGCTTGAGGAGGAAATAGCCCGGATCCGGGGAGAGCTTTTTTCTGAAACGCCGGTAGATAGTGAGCTTTCAGGGACTATTCCCTCGACATATATTCCTCAGGATACCATACGTATTACTCTTTACAGGCGGTTGCTGAAAAGCAATGACTCGAAGGAGTTGAACCAGTTAAGGAAGGAAATACGAGATCGTTTTGGCCCCCTTCCAGATTCTCTGACATACCTTATCGATACAGTAATTGTAAGGATTTCTGGAGCTTCTGCAGGTCTAGCTTCTGTAGTATCAGGGAGTGATAAGACTATAGTCATAATAAAAAATGATCGAATACACCAAAGGCTATGCAGCTTTAAAGGATGGATCAGAACAACAGATCGTATTATTGGTCCAGGGGGTTATAAAGGAATGAGCGACTTATCAGAAGCGATTTGGTCTCTTCTTTATAAAAATGCTAAAAAAAATGGGGGGTAAATATGGATATCACAGAGAACTTTTTACTCGGACAACTTGTGGAGATTATGTCGCGGCTTAGGTCTCCTGAAGGTTGCCCTTGGGATAGGGAACAAACCTTTGAAAGCTTGAGAAGTCATATAATAGAAGAAGCATATGAACTGGTAGAAGCCATTACTCAGCAGGATAAAGACGAAATACGGGAAGAAGCGGGAGATGTTTTGCTTCAGATTGTTTTTGTTGCTCAGCTTGCTCAAGAAAAGGGCTTCTTTGACATTAAAGATGTAATATCTGAAATTTGTGATAAGCTCATACGAAGGCATCCTCACGTTTTTGGCGATGTTAATGTGAGAGGAAGCGCTGATGTTCTTGTGAATTGGGAGAAAATCAAGGTTCGCGAAAAATCGACCCAAAAACGTGACGATACCTCAATTTTGGCGGGAATTCCCGAGAGTTTGCCGCCTTTATTAAAAGCATACAGAATTCAATCTAAAGTTTCTCATGTTGGTTTTGATTGGGAGAAAGGTGATATTGCTCCTCTTCTTGGAAAGGTAAGTGAAGAGTTAAGGGAAGTGGAAGTGGCTACTTTGCGAGAGCAACAACAGGAGATGGAGGAAGAGATAGGCGACCTGTTCTTTGCTGTAGTTAATCTTTCCAGACATTTGGGAGTGAACCCGGATGTAGCCTTACAGCGTGCAAACAGGAAGTTCGAGTATCGTTTTCGTCAGGTAGAAATAATGATTCATAAAGAAGGAAAAGAATGGTCTGATTATGGTTTACAAGAGCTCGAAGTTCTATGGGATAAGGCGAAGAATTTTACCGTTTCAACGAAGCGGCCAAAAAAGGCTTGCGATTCATCATTACAGTAATGGGGGCTGTGAATGATAATGAATGAAGAAAAGGGTAAAAACACGGTCAAAATCGGGAAGAATGAGAGAAGCGCAAAGGTTGGAAAGGTTGAGAACTTGAATGTTCCGAAGGTGCGCGTAACTGAAACGGCATTGAGAGATGCCCATCAATCTCTTATGGCTACAAGGATGCGTATAGAAGATATGCTCCCTGTAGCTGAGATGATGGATGAAATAGGGTACCACTCTCTTGAGGTTTGGGGTGGCGCTACTTTCGATTCATGCATGCGTTTCCTTGATGAAGATCCCTGGGAAAGGTTAAGAGGGCTTCGTAAAATGTTTAAGAAAACGAAGCTCCAGATGCTTCTGAGGGGGCAAAATATTGTAGGATATAGGCATTATGCAGATGATACTGTGCGGGAATTTGTAAAGAGAGCAGTAGGAAATGGTCTTGATATCATTCGAATATTTGATGCTCTTAATGACTTGAGAAATATGGAAGTTGCAGCAGATCAGGTGAAAAAAGAAGGGGCCCACCTGCAACTTTCAATTTCCTACACCCTCTCTCCCGTTCACACTTTAACAGCATTTGCAGACCTTTCAGTCAAGATGAAAGAGATGGGTGCAGATTCTATCTGCATAAAAGATATGGCAGGTCTCTTAAGTCCAGTAGATGCCTCTAAACTGGTAAAAGCCATTAAAAAGAATACAGGACTCCCAGTTCAGGTCCACTCTCATTACACGAGCGGCATGGCATCTATGGCTTATCTAGCTTCTATTGAAGCTGGTGCAGACGTGGTAGATTGCGCCATATCCCCATTCTCTATGGGGACAAGCCAGCCTCCTACGGAATCTCTGGTAGCAGCGTTGGCCGGCGGTCCTTATGATACAGGAATGAAACTGGAGAAGCTTGTACCAGTAGCCAATCACTTTAAACAGATTCGCGAAAAATATAAAGATATCTTTGTGAGCTTGACAGCAGTAGACGTGAATGTTCTTATATATCAGATTCCTGGAGGAATGTACTCTAATCTCGAAAGTCAGCTGAAAGAGCAGAACGCGATGAATAGACTCGATGAGGTGTTGCAAGAAGTACCCCGTGTCCGCAAAGAGATGGGTTACCCCCCACTCGTAACGCCGACGAGCCAGCTTGTGGGGACTCAGGCTACTCTCAACGTCTTAGTAGGGGAGCGCTGGAAAATTATACCGAAAGAAGTGCGAAGCTATCTCATGGGATACTACGGCAAACCCCCGGCAGAAGTTGATCCTGAAATTAGAAAGAAAGCCATAGGGGATGAAATGCCCATCACATGCCGTCCCGGAGAAAAAATTGAACCAGAAATGGAAGAAGCGAAAAAGGCAGTGGAAGCATGGGCTCTTCAGCCGGAAGACGCACTTTCTTACGCATTATTCCCGGCAGTAGCCAAAGATTTCCTAATGAAAAAATATGCTCAAAAAACAAAAAGGGATATCGGTCTTGAAACACTAGTTGATGGAACCGGTTATCCCGTATAGAGGATTAGAAAAATATATGAATGAAAATCATTTGAAAGAGTCGGAAATGGGCACCTATTCTCAGACAATGGTGGTTTCTGATCAGGATATTATGGAACGCCTTGCAGGAAATAACGATGAAAACTTTCGTGTTATTGAAGAACGTTTTCCCGTGCGTCTTGTAGTTCGAGGAGAGCAAATCACGGTACAAGGGCCTGATAATGACGTTGTTCAGACTGTATTTCGTTACCTTGAAGAACTTTTTAAGGTGGCAAAACAGGGGCATCAAATATTAGTTGCTGATGTTCGGTATGGTATGGATATGATCGCTGTGGAGGGGAAGGCAGATCTTGCCCCCCTCTACAATGATGTTATTTGTACAACAGCGAGAGGCAAGCCTGTTCGCCCTAAGACGGGTGGCCAGAAACTGTACATAGAGGCTATGCGTGCTCACGATATCGTTTTTGCTATAGGCCCGGCAGGAACAGGCAAGACATACCTGGCCGTATGTCATGGAGTGGCCATGTTAAAAGCTGGAGCCATCAGTCGCATTGTTCTTGTGCGTCCAGCAGTGGAAGCTGGTGAAAGTCTTGGATATTTGCCAGGGGATCTTAGAGAAAAAGTTGAGCCTTACGTTCGGCCTCTTTATGATGCTTTTTACGATCTTTTTTCGCCAGAGCGTTTTTTGCGATATATAGATAAAAATGTTATAGAAATAGCTCCCCTTGCTTACATGAGAGGAAGGACCTTGAATGATAGTTTTATCATTCTCGATGAGGCTCAGAATACAACGCCTGAGCAGATGAAAATGTTTTTAACCCGTCTTGGTTTCGGATCTAAGGCAGTGGTGACAGGAGATATTACCCAGATAGATCTCCCTTCTGGGAAAAAGTCAGGCTTAATTCAAGTGAGAGAAATTCTGGAGGGGATAAAAGGAATTGCCTTTCTTGAGCTTACCAACCGCGATGTGGTACGCCACGAAATAGTACAACGAGTGGTTAGGGCGTATGAAGAATATGAAAATAGGAAGCAGTAATTTGAATATTTTTAAAAAAATGAATCGAATAAGCTCAAGAATATCGATGAAGGAAGATGTCTTTCGTTTGACTTCCGTGTTCTTGCTTCTTTTTTTTGCGGTCCTTCTTATTCTTGCGCGGTGGTTCTTTGATGGCGGGCGGGCCGGCTTTGTACAGGGTCATCCTGCCCCTCGTACTTATCTTGCCATATCCCCTATGAAATATATTGATGAAGAGAAGACAAATCTTCTTCGCAGCCGTGTTGAAAGCACTATATCAGGAGTCCTTGTTAAGGATACAGAAGCCATAAACACTATGACATCCCAGCTTAAATCTCTTGAAGCAGGAGACTTTCAGGGCGCCATGATTCCTAAGGATCTTATTGCCATTTTACAAGAGATGCCAGAACGAAGGAGACAAACAACTCTCAAAGCAGTTGCAACTATCGGTTTCCAGTTTCTTATAAAAGAAAACAATGGTGACGAATTTGCGACTCCTGCCCCAGAAAAGCTTTGGGGGAAAATTGAAGAATTGAACTTCCCGGCAGAGATGAATAATCTTATCTATCAGATTCTGGAAGCTGTCCTTCGACCTGCGGTTAAAATTGACGAAGAGCTAACACAGGGGCTTCGTAATGATCTGGCCGCAAGCCTCAAACCAATAGAGCAGTATCTCAAGGTTGGGGATGTTATCGTAGAAAAGGGAAAGATCATAACTCCTCAGCTCTCTCGTATTCTTCTATCACAAGGATATCTTCAGCAGCAATTCCCATGGAAGATCCTTCTTTTTTCTGCTCTACTAATCCTTTGCTGGCCTTTTTGGATACAGTTGCCGGCTTTTGCTGCAGGAGGTCGACAAAAATATGAAACAAACGAAATATATATTGCTTGTATAGTAGGGGCCTATTGGTTTGCTGAATACATTTCTGGTCTGTTGGGAGCCCGGGGAGTGGCTATTATTACTTTGTCAGGTTGGGTATATCTTGTTCTGCCCTTTACTCTTGGTTTCCAGGTTGTTTTTGGGGCGTCTATTATAGCCTCTATTCTACTGACATCCTTCTCAACATCAGGAATAGTTCTTGTGAGTTTTATGGGCCTGGTGGCAGCTATGACGGGGCCTTTTTTCTTAAAAGACGTTCACTCCAGAAGCCATTTATGGAGACAGCTTTTTATCGCAGGCTTGCTTCCTGTCTTTGCTGGAATGTTAGCGCGATGGACCATTGCACTAGAAATGTCATGGCAGGTGTTTTTGTTTGCTTGTCTAGGAGAGGCCTTATGGGGTACGGTGGTCATTGCTTTCCTGCCCATCTGGGAAAACTTTTTTGATATAATGTCACCTCTGCGCCTTATGGAGCTTTCATATCCGACTCAGCCATTGTTGAAAAAACTCCAGATAGAGGCTCCGGGCACATACCATCATTCTCTAATGGTGGGGACATTGGCAGAAACTGCAGCAGATAGACTTGGCATGAATGCATACCTTGTTAGAGCAGGTGCGTATTATCACGATATAGGCAAGCTAAGGCGTCCTCACTTTTTTGTTGAAAATCAAATGGAAGGTGAAAATGTTCATGATGAGCTAACTCCGTCTCTTTCTGCCCTTGTTATCATCGCCCATGTACGAGAGGGTTTGGAAATTGCGGAGGAATATAATTTGCCAGGAAAGCTCCGTCAGTTTATAGCGGAACATCATGGGACTACATGTCTTTCTTATTTTTTCCGCAAATCAAGTTCTCAGGGGGAGAAATTACCTCGAGAGCAATTTTGTTATCCTGGGCCAAGACCCTCTAGCAGGGAAACGGCATTGTTAATGCTGGCAGATTCGGTAGAAGCAGCTGTCCGAGCAGATCGGCGAAATATTTCGGGGATACAAGACCTGGAAAAGGTTATATCTGGCGTCGTTGAGTCTAAAGTAGTCGAGGGACAGCTTGACGATGTTGATTTTACTTTAAAAGATTTAGCAGAAATAAAAGAGGCCTTGATCTATGCCCTTCAATCAGTTTATCATGGCCGTAAGGTTAAAGAAATACAATCGTCAGACGAGAGTAGTCAAAGCCCAACTCCCAGCCAGGGTGAGGGCGGGGAGAATTCTCAAAGCAAACAGGAGGAGTAATACGTGAAGGTTCATTTATGCTTAGACAGTGTGGATGATGGAGAATCCGAAAGTATTAGGGCCCTCAGAAAACTTGAGGGCTGTGAGGAAGTGTTGGAGCGGGTTGTTCAGCGTCTTTTTCAGGGGAGATACGAAAACCAGCAAGCAGAAGTATCTATTTCTATAGTTTCAACCACGGAAATGCAGGAAATTAATAGGGAATACAGAGGAATAGACCAGCCAACAGATGTCCTTTCTTTCCCCATGTGGGAAGAGGGAGAAGAGTTTTGCCCCCCCAGCGGATGGGAGATGCTTCCTTTGGGCGACATACTCATTTGTGAAGAAGTGGTCAGGGAGAATGCAAGGCAAAACAACGTTTCGTATATAGAAGAGCTGTACCTGATAGTAGCCCACGGTTTTCTTCACCTCTTAGGTATAGACCATGATACCGTCGAAAAACAGGAGATGATGTGGTCTCTCCAATCAATAATTCGTGACGAATGGCTTTTGGCTCTCAATAAGATTCAAAGTGACTCCCCCATTGAAGGAGGATTGATTTGATAGTGGATATTCCTGCATCTGCTATTAAAGCTTTGATCTTTCTCCTCTTCCTTATAATTTGTTCCGCATTCTTTAGCAGCGCAGAAACGGCTATAACCGCAGCAGGGAGAGGTAAACTGCTAGCGCTTCAAGAACGCCACCCATATCAGCGCCGTTTTTTTCAGTGGCTTGTAGGAGATGTCCAACGTGCTCTCACGATTACTCTTGTTTCAAATAATCTTGTTAATATTGCGGCCAGCGCTGTTGCCACTTCCCTGGCGATTCTTCTTTTTGGCCATAGAGGAGTGCTCTGGGCCGTTATAATAATGACCGTTGTCATTGTTATCTTCGGCGAGGTTTTACCTAAAAGCATTGCTATCATAAAATCAGAGGCTATATTGATCTTTACTCTTCCCATCCTTAGGTTGCTTGGAGTGGTTTTCTCTCCCTTCATCTGGATTATGAACCGACTTGTGCGGGTGCTTGGTCTTCTTTTCGGTGTAGATCTCCGCATGCAGCATACCTTTGTGACAAGGGAAGAAATAGAGCAAATGGTGAATATAGGAGAAGCTTCAGGTGTCCTTGAGGCAGTGGAGCGAAAGATGATCCATGGAATCATCTCTTTTGAAGAAACTCGTGTTTACGAGATTATGGTTCCTAGAACTGATATAAACGCTATAGCAAACGATGCAAGCATCGGAGATTCAGTGGCTATTTTTCAGGAGTATGGACATTCAAGAATTCCTGTCTTCGATGAGAGCCTGGATGATATTGTAGGGATTCTTTATGCGAAAGATGCCATCCCCTATCTCTTTTCTGGAAAGATTGACGAGCCTGTATCAAAACTGAAAAGAGATGCTCTTTTTGTTCCGGAAACTATGAAAATCGTTGATGTTTTTAACATAATGAAAAATAGAAGGGTACATATGGCTATCGTAGTTGACGAATATGGCGGAACGGCTGGACTTGTTACTCTTGAAGACCTGCTTGAAGAGATAGTTGGAGAAATTCAAGATGAGTACGATTTTGAAACAGCGCCGGTTCTCAAAGAAACGGGTGGGAATTATCTTGTACAGGCCAATGTGAGCCTGGAAGACTTAAGTGAAACCCTTGCCTATCCTTTTGAATCAGAAGATGCAGAAAGTGTGGGAGGTCTGGTTCTCTCATTAACAGGGGGATTCCCTGAAAAAGGGGCACTTCTTCAATATGGAAAATGGGAAATAGAAGTTCTTGATGTGGAAGATCACAGGATAAAGCTTTTGAGGTTTCACGAAGTGCTATTAAAGGACGAAGAAAATGAAGAAGACTGAAGACAAGAGCCCTAAGTGGGCTTTCAGCGCAATTTCGCCTCTTAGACTGCTTAAAGAGGCAAGAGAGGCTCAATATTATTCATATAGCCCTTATTCCCATTTCCCTGTGGGGGCGGCTCTACTTCTTGGAAATAATGAGGTTATCAAAGGTTGCAATGTAGAAAACGCATCTTATGGTATGGCCCTTTGTGCCGAGCGGAATGTAATAGCTCAGATGGTAGCTTTGGGGAAAAAGGATCCCCAGGCCATCGCCATTGTGGGGAAAATAGGTACCCCC
This region of Aminobacterium colombiense DSM 12261 genomic DNA includes:
- a CDS encoding hemolysin family protein; protein product: MDIPASAIKALIFLLFLIICSAFFSSAETAITAAGRGKLLALQERHPYQRRFFQWLVGDVQRALTITLVSNNLVNIAASAVATSLAILLFGHRGVLWAVIIMTVVIVIFGEVLPKSIAIIKSEAILIFTLPILRLLGVVFSPFIWIMNRLVRVLGLLFGVDLRMQHTFVTREEIEQMVNIGEASGVLEAVERKMIHGIISFEETRVYEIMVPRTDINAIANDASIGDSVAIFQEYGHSRIPVFDESLDDIVGILYAKDAIPYLFSGKIDEPVSKLKRDALFVPETMKIVDVFNIMKNRRVHMAIVVDEYGGTAGLVTLEDLLEEIVGEIQDEYDFETAPVLKETGGNYLVQANVSLEDLSETLAYPFESEDAESVGGLVLSLTGGFPEKGALLQYGKWEIEVLDVEDHRIKLLRFHEVLLKDEENEED
- a CDS encoding cytidine deaminase; translation: MKKTEDKSPKWAFSAISPLRLLKEAREAQYYSYSPYSHFPVGAALLLGNNEVIKGCNVENASYGMALCAERNVIAQMVALGKKDPQAIAIVGKIGTPCYPCGACLQVMWEFNPDMILVFEKENNKAETMLLRNLLPYPFSREGMKDE